In Allorhodopirellula heiligendammensis, one DNA window encodes the following:
- a CDS encoding serine/threonine-protein kinase: MIASFHYDRRQLQGFLDEDSSLESRDMQTHLESCSQCQAELETLAESNFDWNQATELLRVESMCPADVLDHDAAEPNQSPALQPTDHPGSLGRFARYEILEILGRGGMGVVMRGFDTSLNRHSAIKMLAPELACSAAARKRFSREAKSAAAVVHPHVVPIQTVDQYEGIPYLVMPVVEGRSVDTRVRDSGPIGNIETVRIAFQVAQGLSAAHEQGLVHRDIKPANVLLENGVERVQITDFGLARAIDDASMTRSGVIAGTPQYMSPEQAHGDAIDPRSDLFSLGSLMYFMLTGRSPFRAETTMGVLNRIVHDQPRSLRSINAEVPEWLEQIVAKLLCKSPAGRFQSAEEVADVLQAWHGHLQQPATVAAPSYEDRVAVSKPSCARRPTTPLLRWLVATATLGFCLFAGAVVILETTTGTLRIENNARSDVPVVIKQDGKIVRELTVSQEGNTARLRAGKYSVEAKAEGMHIQLHGDQVIIEAGGKWVAKIEVDHAAAPAGPELDAHNLRAPLATENSLLGPPKRSPFTRMEFAEEQVIVHFNAEAYQWLEIDAISIDELVPHAQRLYGEKWKKRLSEDLVEILWTKGHAPGKSVDLRLRSMQTGEELLIQNAEMSEENRYRLYRDNEHNQPSH, encoded by the coding sequence ATGATCGCAAGTTTCCATTATGACCGTCGTCAACTGCAAGGATTCTTGGACGAGGATTCGTCGCTAGAGTCCAGGGACATGCAAACGCATCTCGAATCATGCAGTCAGTGCCAGGCTGAACTCGAAACCTTGGCCGAGTCAAATTTCGATTGGAACCAGGCCACTGAGTTGTTACGAGTCGAGTCAATGTGTCCAGCTGATGTCCTCGATCATGACGCAGCGGAGCCAAATCAATCGCCGGCTCTTCAACCCACCGATCATCCCGGATCGTTAGGACGCTTCGCACGCTACGAGATTTTGGAAATCCTTGGACGTGGCGGTATGGGTGTTGTGATGCGAGGCTTTGATACCTCGCTGAATCGACACTCGGCGATCAAGATGCTCGCCCCCGAACTCGCCTGCAGCGCCGCCGCGAGAAAGCGATTCTCTCGCGAGGCGAAAAGCGCCGCTGCCGTCGTACACCCCCACGTGGTTCCGATTCAAACCGTCGACCAATATGAGGGCATACCCTATCTCGTCATGCCTGTAGTGGAAGGCAGAAGCGTCGATACTCGGGTCCGTGACTCGGGGCCCATCGGTAATATCGAAACCGTCCGCATTGCCTTCCAGGTCGCTCAAGGTTTGTCTGCCGCTCACGAACAAGGACTCGTTCACCGGGACATTAAACCGGCCAATGTACTTTTGGAAAACGGCGTCGAACGGGTGCAAATAACCGACTTTGGCTTGGCTCGCGCCATCGATGACGCGAGCATGACACGATCGGGAGTGATTGCCGGAACACCGCAGTACATGTCGCCGGAACAAGCTCACGGCGATGCGATTGATCCTCGTAGCGATCTCTTTTCTCTGGGAAGTCTTATGTACTTCATGCTCACCGGACGCAGTCCCTTTCGCGCCGAGACGACCATGGGTGTGCTCAATCGCATCGTCCATGACCAACCCCGGTCCCTCCGAAGCATCAACGCAGAGGTTCCCGAATGGCTTGAACAGATTGTCGCCAAGTTGCTGTGCAAGTCACCCGCGGGACGTTTTCAATCTGCCGAAGAAGTTGCGGACGTATTGCAGGCGTGGCATGGGCATCTGCAGCAACCGGCAACGGTTGCCGCTCCATCTTACGAGGATCGGGTCGCAGTTTCGAAACCGTCCTGTGCCAGACGACCAACCACCCCACTGCTGCGTTGGCTCGTCGCGACGGCGACATTGGGCTTCTGCCTGTTTGCGGGTGCTGTCGTCATTCTGGAAACGACTACGGGAACACTTCGTATCGAAAACAACGCCCGCAGCGATGTGCCCGTTGTAATCAAGCAGGACGGCAAGATCGTCCGCGAGCTGACAGTCAGCCAAGAAGGTAATACGGCGCGGCTGCGAGCAGGCAAGTACTCGGTCGAAGCGAAAGCGGAAGGCATGCACATCCAACTGCATGGCGACCAAGTAATCATTGAGGCGGGCGGCAAATGGGTTGCGAAAATCGAGGTCGATCACGCAGCCGCACCCGCTGGCCCTGAACTGGACGCCCATAATCTCCGAGCGCCGCTGGCAACTGAGAACTCACTCCTTGGCCCACCGAAACGCTCACCTTTCACACGTATGGAGTTTGCCGAGGAACAGGTCATCGTTCACTTCAACGCGGAGGCGTATCAATGGCTCGAAATCGACGCAATCTCCATTGACGAACTCGTCCCACACGCTCAACGTCTTTACGGCGAGAAATGGAAGAAGCGTTTGAGTGAGGACTTAGTCGAAATCCTCTGGACGAAGGGACACGCTCCCGGAAAGTCAGTCGATCTTCGTTTGCGATCGATGCAAACAGGAGAAGAGTTACTCATACAAAATGCGGAAATGTCAGAGGAAAATCGCTACCGACTGTACCGAGATAACGAGCACAATCAACCCTCCCACTAG
- a CDS encoding RNA polymerase sigma factor, with protein sequence MQGPETRSTLVGMLANPEAEQAWNEFVRLYHDIIFRVAQARGLQAADAEDVTQEVFVIVSRKVGGFDCAQPGSFRGWLHKLARDTAIDRLRQPAHHLGAGGSQMLRALKQHFVTEDTATLWDVEVKREQLLRACDHIRDQFSETVWQSFWLTAIERLSIPAAAAQLEKSPGSIRVARCRVMARLKKEVESDDRKFPL encoded by the coding sequence TTGCAAGGTCCAGAAACACGATCGACTCTCGTTGGCATGCTCGCCAATCCCGAGGCTGAGCAGGCTTGGAATGAATTCGTGCGTCTGTACCACGACATCATTTTTCGCGTCGCACAAGCTCGCGGACTGCAAGCTGCCGATGCGGAAGACGTTACACAGGAAGTGTTTGTAATCGTCAGCCGCAAGGTCGGCGGCTTCGACTGTGCCCAGCCGGGCTCGTTTCGCGGTTGGCTACACAAACTAGCCCGCGATACTGCCATCGACCGACTTCGACAGCCCGCGCACCACCTGGGTGCTGGAGGTAGCCAGATGCTGCGGGCATTGAAACAACACTTCGTTACCGAAGACACAGCGACTCTATGGGACGTCGAGGTCAAACGGGAGCAGCTGCTGCGAGCATGCGACCATATTCGCGATCAATTCTCCGAAACGGTTTGGCAGTCCTTCTGGTTGACTGCCATCGAACGTCTGTCCATCCCGGCTGCGGCTGCGCAACTGGAGAAATCCCCAGGTTCCATTCGCGTCGCCCGTTGCCGCGTCATGGCCCGCCTTAAAAAAGAGGTTGAATCCGATGATCGCAAGTTTCCATTATGA
- a CDS encoding DUF1501 domain-containing protein, which yields MSTPQDLADLENRRRFLTHAGMGLGTTAMASLLSRSAHAESASAAKETGLPPGCHHAPKAKRVIFLFMAGGPSQMDLFDYKPNLDQYFKQELPKSVSQGQRVTAMTKGQTQLIASTKFKFAQAGESGLWMSELLPHLSKQVDKLCFIDSMNTDSINHDPGKTLFSTGSEIPGKPSMGAWLSYGLGTLNKDLPDYVVMPSAFWGGKVNVQGLYSRLWGSGFLPSKHQGTSFQTAGDPVLFLSNPRGVNADVRRRMLDSLGVLNQKHFAEIGDPEIQTTIAQQEMAFRMQTSVPELTDISDESAETLAMYGPDVDKPGSYARNCLLARRMAERDVRFIQLFHRGWDHHSKLPPNLIAQCSDVDQPTSALLADLERRGLLEDTLVVFAGEFGRTIYCQGTLTHDVYGRDHHPRCFTALIAGGGVRGGMRYGKTDEFSYNIVENPVHVRDLHATMLHLLGIDHGRLTFPYQGLDQKLTGVNPSRVVTEIFA from the coding sequence ATGAGTACCCCCCAGGACTTGGCTGATTTAGAGAACCGACGTCGCTTCCTCACCCATGCGGGTATGGGATTGGGCACCACCGCGATGGCTTCGCTGCTGTCTCGATCAGCCCATGCGGAAAGTGCGTCCGCTGCGAAGGAAACTGGTTTGCCCCCCGGATGCCATCATGCTCCCAAGGCCAAACGTGTCATCTTCCTGTTCATGGCAGGCGGGCCAAGCCAGATGGATCTGTTTGACTACAAACCCAATCTCGATCAGTACTTCAAACAAGAATTGCCGAAATCCGTCAGCCAAGGACAGCGTGTCACAGCGATGACGAAGGGGCAAACCCAGCTGATCGCATCGACAAAGTTCAAGTTTGCTCAGGCGGGAGAGTCGGGACTGTGGATGAGCGAGTTACTGCCGCATCTGTCAAAACAGGTTGATAAGCTGTGCTTTATCGACTCGATGAATACAGATTCGATTAACCATGACCCTGGCAAAACGCTGTTCAGCACAGGATCGGAGATTCCTGGAAAGCCGAGCATGGGTGCGTGGCTGAGCTATGGGTTGGGGACCCTCAACAAAGATCTGCCCGATTATGTGGTCATGCCCTCGGCCTTCTGGGGTGGCAAAGTAAACGTGCAAGGTCTGTACTCGCGGCTGTGGGGGAGCGGGTTTTTGCCTTCGAAGCATCAAGGCACCAGTTTCCAAACGGCGGGCGATCCCGTTCTATTCCTATCCAACCCACGCGGCGTTAACGCAGACGTTCGTCGACGGATGCTCGACAGTCTCGGCGTGCTCAACCAAAAACATTTTGCTGAGATTGGTGACCCTGAAATACAAACCACCATCGCTCAACAGGAGATGGCATTTCGGATGCAGACGTCGGTGCCGGAGCTGACCGATATCTCAGACGAGTCAGCGGAAACGCTGGCAATGTACGGTCCCGATGTGGACAAGCCGGGGTCCTATGCCAGAAACTGTTTGCTCGCCCGTCGCATGGCCGAGCGGGACGTGCGGTTCATTCAGCTGTTCCACCGCGGTTGGGACCATCACAGCAAGCTGCCGCCGAACCTGATCGCTCAGTGCAGTGACGTTGATCAACCAACCAGTGCCTTGTTGGCCGACCTCGAACGCCGGGGGCTCCTTGAAGATACGTTGGTTGTCTTCGCGGGCGAGTTCGGTCGCACCATCTACTGCCAGGGGACGCTCACTCACGATGTCTACGGACGCGATCATCATCCACGCTGCTTTACCGCTTTGATTGCCGGCGGCGGTGTCCGGGGAGGAATGCGATATGGGAAAACGGATGAGTTCAGCTACAACATCGTTGAGAACCCCGTACACGTTCGCGATCTGCACGCGACCATGCTGCACCTGCTGGGGATCGATCACGGACGTTTAACGTTTCCCTACCAAGGACTCGATCAAAAACTCACCGGGGTGAACCCGAGCCGAGTGGTAACTGAGATCTTCGCCTGA
- a CDS encoding serine hydrolase yields MRRRSAYFCHLLLIGILLSPGLNLRASAQPQSRPLQDQLAELCRKHDVPGMTAAVVNAEGLVQADCFGVRKRGTSDKIELTDRFPIGSNTKSMVATLAAVLVEGGRIDWNTTIGDVWPNASDDHLHPKLRAVTLDQLLSHQSGLAGNISDISNQEWASFFEERRTPVLERRHLLKLVLAKAPSQAQGTFVYSNLGYAIASAMMETRAGKSFESLMKAHVFSPLAMRSADFRTLAAAKQLQPPLLWGHQAETGEPADPRTAGVENPTVYAAAGTVHVSLEDYAKYAQWQLAGKPSPVLRTQDAFDHLHTPQCDYTSPGAKYGAGWIMMDTPLGPALNHTGSNTNAFALIWLFPESDLGVIVCTNSGQPQAFTACDEMVGFLMKKYAPASDSRSDANAITPERLVGRYQLTPSFVFDVRLQDGHLMVGITNQPTQEVFADSPTKWSYRGVDAQLEFHIRAQGSSYALTLHQNGAAQVAKRVRD; encoded by the coding sequence ATGCGAAGACGTTCGGCCTACTTTTGTCATCTTCTTTTGATCGGGATTCTTCTGTCGCCCGGGCTCAATTTGCGTGCGTCCGCTCAGCCACAGTCGAGGCCATTACAGGACCAACTCGCCGAATTATGCCGCAAGCATGATGTGCCGGGTATGACCGCTGCAGTTGTCAACGCTGAGGGGCTGGTGCAGGCAGATTGTTTCGGCGTTCGCAAACGCGGAACGTCCGACAAGATTGAGTTAACTGACCGATTTCCAATTGGGTCTAACACGAAGTCCATGGTAGCTACTCTAGCAGCCGTGTTGGTGGAAGGTGGAAGGATTGATTGGAACACGACCATCGGCGACGTGTGGCCCAACGCCAGCGACGACCATCTCCATCCGAAGCTGCGTGCTGTTACGCTCGATCAATTGTTGTCTCACCAAAGTGGGCTAGCTGGCAATATCTCTGATATTTCGAATCAGGAGTGGGCGAGTTTCTTCGAAGAAAGACGCACACCCGTGTTGGAACGCCGCCATCTACTCAAGCTCGTACTTGCCAAGGCACCTTCGCAGGCGCAGGGAACGTTCGTCTATTCGAATCTCGGTTACGCAATTGCTTCGGCGATGATGGAAACGCGTGCCGGTAAATCTTTTGAGTCTCTTATGAAGGCACATGTCTTCTCGCCGCTGGCGATGCGTTCGGCAGATTTTCGCACGCTAGCAGCAGCAAAGCAGCTACAGCCGCCATTGCTGTGGGGACATCAGGCTGAAACTGGCGAACCCGCTGATCCGAGAACAGCGGGAGTCGAAAATCCCACCGTGTACGCTGCCGCAGGTACCGTTCACGTATCCCTCGAAGACTACGCGAAGTACGCCCAGTGGCAGTTGGCAGGAAAGCCTTCGCCAGTGCTGCGAACGCAAGATGCATTCGACCATCTTCACACGCCGCAATGTGACTATACGAGTCCAGGAGCGAAGTATGGAGCTGGTTGGATCATGATGGATACGCCACTCGGTCCTGCTCTGAACCACACGGGCTCCAATACGAATGCATTCGCATTAATTTGGCTGTTTCCAGAATCAGATTTAGGGGTGATTGTGTGTACGAACTCAGGCCAACCCCAAGCGTTTACAGCTTGCGACGAAATGGTTGGCTTTTTGATGAAGAAATATGCACCCGCGAGCGATTCGCGATCGGACGCCAACGCCATCACACCGGAACGTCTGGTTGGTCGCTATCAACTCACACCCAGTTTTGTCTTTGACGTTCGTCTTCAAGACGGTCACTTGATGGTGGGTATCACCAACCAGCCAACGCAGGAAGTCTTTGCGGATTCGCCGACGAAGTGGTCCTACCGCGGGGTCGATGCGCAATTGGAATTTCATATCCGCGCGCAAGGATCGTCCTATGCGCTGACGCTTCACCAAAACGGCGCTGCTCAGGTAGCGAAACGCGTTCGTGACTGA
- a CDS encoding pirin family protein, producing MKKIQRIIRDVQQHWVGDGFPVRSLFSYGGGNDFDPFLLLDYAGPHEFAAGEAKRGVSEHPHRGFETVTILYQGELEHRDSSGSHGTLGPGDVQWMTAASGIVHEEFHSRQFAESGGTLEMVQLWVNLRSGDKASPPKYQDLRDSEFPRVELPGGAGTARVIAGQFGDTRGVASTFSPINVWDLQLNAGASCTVNVPVGHTTVLIAQAGRVSVNETAMNAVELALFERDGDAIAIESQTISRLLILTGEPLGEPVVGQGPFVMNSREEIHAAIRDYQSGKMGHLS from the coding sequence ATGAAGAAGATCCAGCGCATCATTCGCGATGTCCAGCAACACTGGGTAGGCGATGGCTTTCCAGTGCGAAGCCTGTTTTCTTACGGAGGTGGGAATGATTTTGATCCGTTTCTGTTACTTGATTACGCTGGCCCACATGAATTCGCCGCGGGCGAAGCTAAACGCGGCGTTAGTGAGCATCCGCATCGTGGGTTCGAAACTGTAACGATTTTGTATCAGGGCGAATTGGAGCATCGTGACTCCAGTGGCAGTCACGGGACGCTCGGCCCGGGTGACGTGCAGTGGATGACGGCGGCTTCGGGTATCGTTCACGAAGAGTTCCATAGTCGCCAATTCGCCGAGAGCGGCGGTACGCTCGAAATGGTCCAGCTTTGGGTCAACCTCCGCAGTGGCGACAAGGCATCGCCACCGAAGTACCAAGACCTGAGAGATAGTGAGTTTCCGCGTGTCGAACTACCTGGTGGTGCGGGAACGGCACGCGTGATCGCGGGTCAGTTCGGAGACACTCGGGGAGTTGCCAGTACATTTTCACCTATCAATGTCTGGGACCTTCAACTAAATGCCGGCGCCAGTTGCACCGTTAATGTCCCGGTCGGCCACACGACTGTGCTGATCGCACAGGCAGGACGTGTGTCCGTCAACGAGACAGCGATGAACGCGGTCGAGCTCGCTTTGTTCGAACGCGACGGAGACGCGATTGCCATTGAATCTCAGACAATATCCCGACTACTGATCTTAACAGGCGAGCCGCTCGGCGAGCCAGTCGTCGGTCAGGGCCCATTCGTCATGAATTCCCGGGAAGAAATCCATGCGGCGATCCGGGACTACCAATCCGGTAAGATGGGACATCTCAGCTGA